A region of the Stieleria neptunia genome:
AGGTCGCCGACATGCAGAAGATCGCCGACGCCGATGCATCCGATCCCGCAGAAAAGATCACCATCGAGCCCTGGGACTACCGCTTCTACGCCGAGAAAGTCCGCAAGGCGAAATATGACCTGGACCTCGGTGAAGTCAAACCCTACCTGCAACTGGAAAAGCTCCGCGAAGGCATGTTCTGGGTCGCCGGCGAACTGTTCGGTTTTCAATTCACGCCCGCCAAAGACGTTCCGGTTTTTCATCCCGATGTCCGCGTCTGGGAAGTCACCGGCCGCGACGGACAACATGTCGGACTGTGGTACTTTGATCCCTACGCGCGCACCGGAAAACGAAGCGGCGCCTGGATGACCGCCTACCGCGTCCAACAGAACATGGGCGACGCAAAAACACCGATCGTCTCCAATAACTCCAACTTCATCCCGGGCGGTCAAGACGAAACCGTGCTGATTTCCTGGGACGATGCCGTCACCCTGTTCCACGAATTCGGCCACGCCCTGCACGGGCTCAGTTCCGACGTGAACTATCCCTCCCAAGCCGGCACGTCGGTCGCCCGCGACTACGTCGAGTTCCCCTCCCAACTGCTGGAACATTGGCTCGACACACCCGAAGTCCTGCAGAAGTATTGTGTGCACTACGAAACCGGCCAGCCGTTGCCGCAATCACTGATCGACAAGATCAAAAAAGCGTCCACATTCAATCAAGGATTCGCGACGGTCGAATACTTGGCCAGTGCGATCGTCGACATGAAACTGCACACCAGTGATCAAGATCGGATCGACCCGGACGCCTTTGAAACCGAGACACTCAAAGAAATCGGGATGCCCGACGAATTGCCGATGCGACACCGCACGCCGCACTTCGCCCACATCTTCAGCAGCGACAGCTATTCGGCCGGCTATTACAGTTACCTGTGGGCCGACGCGTTGACGGCCGATGCCGCAGAAGCGTTTGAAGAGGCCGGTTCGTACTACGACCCGGAACTTTGCAAGAGCCTGAACGAGAACGTGTTCTCCGTCGGCGACACGATTGACCCCGCCGACGGATTTCGCCGTTTCAGGGGCCGCGACGTCGACACGTCCGCCCTGATGCGCAAACGAGGGTTTTGAGTGGCATTTTGTTACCCCCGCAAGTAACGCTGCGAAGCATTGATTGCATGTGTCTGACGAGGTGTTAGCGGCAGGGCGCAAGCCCTCCGGTTCCTCATCGTTACCAAACACCGGAGGGCTCGCGCCCTACCGCTAACAATGATAACCCGCTTGGCGTCCATGTAAGTGGCACAGCCATCACTGATTGAGACCCCCAAACCAGAACCATGATCACTC
Encoded here:
- a CDS encoding M3 family metallopeptidase; this encodes MKRLPIAALSFGFLILNLGLLRAQEDTNTTTTEQKGMTDSVLLKPWTGPYGGVPPWDLVRSEEFIDAFDAAIAQASADIDTIATNPEPATFENTVVAMEKAGQALDRLDAIFGVHSSNLNLGPIPDIERVVAPKLSAHSDSIYQNSALFERLKAIYESDEKKSMTVAQVRLIDDLYKTFVRRGAQLNASDKARLTRINADLSRLFTDFSQNVLEDEKRFVTWVEQESDLDGLPESVVASMKRAAEERGKPDQWAVTNTRSSMDPFLTYSTNRPLREQVWRTYYNRCDNGDEHDNNGIITEILALRRERAKLLGYPTHAHWRLEPTMAKKPEATFALMNQVWPKAVARVTEEVADMQKIADADASDPAEKITIEPWDYRFYAEKVRKAKYDLDLGEVKPYLQLEKLREGMFWVAGELFGFQFTPAKDVPVFHPDVRVWEVTGRDGQHVGLWYFDPYARTGKRSGAWMTAYRVQQNMGDAKTPIVSNNSNFIPGGQDETVLISWDDAVTLFHEFGHALHGLSSDVNYPSQAGTSVARDYVEFPSQLLEHWLDTPEVLQKYCVHYETGQPLPQSLIDKIKKASTFNQGFATVEYLASAIVDMKLHTSDQDRIDPDAFETETLKEIGMPDELPMRHRTPHFAHIFSSDSYSAGYYSYLWADALTADAAEAFEEAGSYYDPELCKSLNENVFSVGDTIDPADGFRRFRGRDVDTSALMRKRGF